A single window of Nicoliella spurrieriana DNA harbors:
- a CDS encoding glycoside hydrolase family 13 protein, translating into MYKPWFADTVVYQVYPMSFQDSNNDGIGDLNGIKSRLGYIKELGANFIWLNPIYKSPNADNGYDISDYKAIQSTYGTMDDFDSLVAAAHKMGIGIMMDLVVNHTSDQHPWFLASEQGQDNQYSDYYIWADPVDGHAPNDWQGVFGGDAWTYVAQRNQYYLHSFAAAQPDLNWHNPKVRAEVQSIMRFWLERGVDGFRMDAIDFPAKPKFSNEGQTFTNVGEAEPDLNRLNQYLGELNQNVLSKYDRILTVGEMSTATPQNAATFSNLDGSELNMVFQFEHVNLAANPDPRLSKWNDAPVKLIDLKQALSKWQSGLDGKGWNSLYWNNHDQPRAVSRFATDDPKWRELAAKMLGTTLHMLQGTPYIYEGEEIGMTNAHLTNLDQYEDLDSINAYHELVDEKHLVDGETMLEYLADRSRDNARTPMQWDAQLNAGFTQSTPWYKLNANYSTINVASNMADDQSVFHHYQQLIQLRRNNDIIKYGNYSELLPSDPNVFAYTRQLNGNKLVIISNFTSAELTGDYGIANGKLLISNYHDDLQSTLRPYESKVYELTN; encoded by the coding sequence ATGTATAAACCATGGTTTGCAGATACAGTTGTTTATCAAGTGTATCCGATGAGTTTTCAGGATAGTAATAATGATGGAATTGGTGATTTAAATGGAATTAAATCTCGGTTGGGATATATTAAGGAATTAGGGGCTAATTTTATTTGGCTAAACCCAATCTATAAGTCGCCAAATGCTGATAATGGATATGATATTTCGGATTATAAGGCGATTCAGTCCACGTATGGGACCATGGATGACTTTGATTCACTGGTAGCTGCTGCCCATAAAATGGGGATTGGCATTATGATGGACTTAGTCGTTAACCATACTTCTGATCAACACCCTTGGTTTTTGGCAAGCGAACAGGGGCAGGATAATCAGTATTCAGATTATTATATTTGGGCGGACCCGGTTGACGGGCATGCGCCGAATGATTGGCAGGGTGTTTTTGGCGGTGATGCTTGGACCTACGTTGCCCAACGAAATCAATACTATTTACATAGTTTTGCCGCTGCTCAGCCGGATTTAAATTGGCATAACCCTAAAGTTCGTGCGGAAGTCCAATCCATCATGCGCTTTTGGTTAGAGCGGGGGGTGGATGGATTTAGAATGGATGCAATTGATTTTCCTGCAAAACCTAAATTTAGTAACGAAGGCCAAACCTTTACTAATGTTGGAGAAGCTGAACCTGATTTAAACCGGTTGAACCAATATTTGGGGGAACTTAATCAAAATGTCCTATCGAAATATGATCGAATCTTAACGGTTGGTGAAATGTCGACAGCAACGCCGCAAAATGCAGCAACGTTCTCTAATTTAGATGGTTCTGAATTGAACATGGTATTTCAATTTGAACACGTTAATTTGGCAGCCAATCCAGATCCACGGCTATCTAAATGGAATGATGCACCGGTCAAACTCATCGATTTGAAGCAGGCCCTATCCAAATGGCAGTCAGGATTAGACGGGAAGGGTTGGAATAGTCTTTATTGGAATAACCATGATCAGCCACGTGCGGTGTCACGCTTCGCAACTGATGATCCCAAGTGGCGTGAACTAGCTGCTAAAATGCTTGGGACGACTTTACACATGCTTCAAGGAACGCCTTATATTTACGAAGGTGAAGAAATTGGGATGACGAACGCGCATTTGACCAACTTAGATCAATATGAAGATTTAGATTCGATCAATGCCTACCATGAACTAGTTGATGAAAAACACTTAGTGGATGGCGAAACGATGTTAGAGTACCTAGCTGATCGTTCACGAGATAACGCCCGGACTCCGATGCAATGGGACGCGCAGTTAAATGCCGGGTTTACGCAGTCGACCCCCTGGTATAAGTTAAACGCCAATTATTCAACAATTAACGTCGCTAGCAACATGGCAGATGACCAGTCAGTATTTCATCATTACCAACAATTAATTCAATTACGGCGAAATAATGACATCATTAAATACGGCAATTATTCTGAATTATTACCTAGTGATCCGAATGTATTTGCTTACACTAGACAATTAAATGGTAATAAATTAGTTATAATTAGTAATTTTACTTCCGCAGAACTAACTGGTGATTATGGGATAGCGAATGGGAAGTTGTTAATTAGTAATTATCATGACGATTTACAATCAACATTACGTCCATACGAAAGCAAGGTTTACGAACTAACAAATTAA
- the brnQ gene encoding branched-chain amino acid transport system II carrier protein has protein sequence MQTSKLNTKQYIILASLLFGLFFGAGNLIFPIFLGQASSSSWLPASAGFLISAIVLPLLSILAISYTESNSLYDLGKPVGHYFALIFLAIVHLSLGVLIASPRTATVTFSMGIQPFFPHVNSHIALFIFSIIFFGLAYGLAFNQTKITEYVGKILNPIFVIILFFVFILAFFIKGDLAHINLLPTAGNSSSMMINGFLQGYNTMDAVAGLGFGVTIIAALKQFGLTDKLERSKAVAKVGTLTMGFEALIYIFLIALGATSLSYLKPAPDGGTAFTQIMAHYTGLAGAGILAALTFLACITTEIGLITSLSQDWGKRFPKLGYHFFLTIATIGSFIIANFGLEQIILYSSPLLNFIYPIAIAIILLGLLNKWIGKNKIIYRTTVILTLIPAILDFIHNLPPLFAKLPMIKAINDWAMNTIPLYSQGLDFIPFLATGLILGLIIAQFSSIKAPEES, from the coding sequence ATGCAAACTAGCAAATTAAATACTAAACAATATATTATTTTAGCGTCATTACTTTTTGGATTATTCTTTGGTGCCGGAAATCTAATTTTCCCTATTTTTTTAGGCCAAGCGAGTAGTAGCAGTTGGCTTCCAGCCTCAGCCGGCTTTTTAATTTCAGCAATTGTTTTACCATTATTATCGATTTTAGCAATTAGCTACACCGAAAGTAACAGTCTATATGATCTAGGTAAACCAGTTGGTCATTACTTTGCATTGATTTTCTTGGCAATTGTGCATTTGTCATTAGGGGTTTTGATTGCATCGCCTAGAACTGCAACCGTTACTTTTTCGATGGGAATTCAACCATTCTTCCCCCATGTTAATTCACACATTGCATTATTCATTTTCTCCATCATATTTTTTGGTCTAGCATATGGATTGGCATTTAATCAGACTAAAATCACTGAATACGTTGGTAAGATTTTGAACCCCATTTTCGTGATTATTTTATTTTTCGTTTTCATTCTTGCATTCTTCATTAAGGGGGACCTTGCTCACATTAATCTATTACCAACTGCCGGCAATTCATCATCAATGATGATTAACGGATTTTTGCAGGGGTATAACACAATGGATGCAGTTGCTGGCCTTGGGTTCGGGGTTACGATTATTGCAGCATTGAAGCAATTTGGGTTAACTGATAAGTTAGAACGTTCCAAAGCGGTTGCTAAAGTTGGGACCCTTACGATGGGCTTTGAAGCATTGATTTACATTTTCTTAATTGCCCTAGGAGCCACTAGTTTATCTTATCTCAAACCAGCACCTGATGGTGGAACTGCTTTTACACAGATTATGGCTCACTACACCGGATTAGCTGGTGCCGGAATTTTAGCAGCATTGACCTTCCTGGCATGTATTACCACTGAAATTGGTTTGATTACGTCACTTTCTCAAGATTGGGGTAAACGGTTCCCTAAACTTGGCTATCACTTCTTTTTAACAATTGCAACGATTGGATCATTTATCATTGCAAACTTCGGATTGGAACAAATTATTCTATACTCTTCACCACTACTTAACTTTATTTACCCAATTGCAATCGCAATTATCCTATTGGGACTACTGAATAAGTGGATTGGAAAAAACAAGATCATTTACAGAACTACGGTTATTTTAACCTTGATTCCAGCAATTCTAGACTTTATTCATAACTTACCACCATTGTTCGCGAAGTTACCTATGATTAAGGCCATTAACGATTGGGCAATGAATACAATTCCACTTTACAGTCAAGGACTAGATTTCATTCCGTTCTTAGCCACCGGGTTAATCTTGGGATTAATCATTGCACAATTCTCAAGCATTAAAGCGCCAGAAGAATCTTAA
- a CDS encoding C39 family peptidase: MQIYKKLMITLGMILFTVFAASNTIVGESSNQLPGTFVDRPASNGGTAVQLDAPFISQQAIKAWNGCEAASLLEGLHEKGVMLNTDLRTFLAQMPISKNNDPNNGYAGSPYLKSEGRIFQSIFPEALTKWGNQYHHVKNISGSSVSELRAQVKLGNPVVTYIVSHYGTPQYQKYFWGTGINNSHVVLLDGYENGYYHVADPNRGKYWVNADLFERAYNYQKDAVAIQ, translated from the coding sequence TTGCAAATCTACAAAAAATTGATGATTACATTGGGAATGATTTTATTTACTGTCTTTGCTGCTAGTAACACCATTGTCGGTGAAAGCAGTAATCAGCTGCCTGGAACGTTCGTAGATCGCCCCGCTAGTAATGGAGGAACGGCAGTTCAGTTGGATGCCCCATTTATTAGCCAACAAGCAATCAAAGCATGGAATGGCTGTGAAGCTGCTAGTTTATTGGAAGGATTGCACGAAAAGGGTGTGATGCTAAATACTGATCTACGTACCTTTTTGGCTCAGATGCCAATCAGTAAAAATAATGACCCTAATAATGGCTATGCGGGTTCACCATACCTGAAGAGTGAGGGGCGGATTTTTCAATCCATTTTTCCTGAAGCACTCACTAAGTGGGGAAATCAGTATCATCACGTTAAAAACATTAGTGGTTCATCAGTTAGTGAATTAAGAGCACAGGTTAAATTGGGGAATCCGGTGGTTACTTATATCGTAAGCCACTACGGAACCCCTCAATATCAAAAATATTTCTGGGGCACCGGCATCAATAATAGCCACGTGGTACTATTAGATGGATATGAAAATGGCTACTACCATGTTGCTGATCCTAATCGTGGGAAGTATTGGGTTAATGCAGACTTATTTGAGCGGGCATATAACTACCAAAAAGATGCGGTTGCAATTCAATAA
- a CDS encoding DsbA family protein, whose amino-acid sequence MSLDLSDRDTLTFGDVNAPHEVTVITNMACPFCRKWYENNFDKLKSEVQSGNLLAHFKFLDKDKEDLQDGNLAHEYIDYSNPNQAIEFVKAAFDIQPEWHRLPKPDAEAFLNDHFDIQKVNDIDFLASVKANIEAFGVPSVPTIVYDGDAHSDSNFTLPD is encoded by the coding sequence ATGAGTTTAGATTTATCAGATCGTGATACGTTAACGTTTGGCGACGTAAATGCTCCCCATGAAGTAACGGTAATTACTAATATGGCCTGCCCCTTTTGCAGAAAGTGGTATGAAAATAATTTTGATAAATTGAAATCAGAAGTTCAATCTGGTAATTTACTAGCACATTTTAAGTTTCTTGATAAAGATAAGGAAGACTTGCAAGATGGTAATTTAGCGCATGAATACATTGATTATTCAAATCCTAATCAAGCCATTGAATTTGTTAAAGCTGCATTTGATATCCAACCAGAATGGCACCGGTTACCAAAACCAGATGCAGAAGCCTTTTTGAATGATCACTTTGATATTCAAAAGGTTAACGACATAGATTTTCTAGCTTCAGTTAAGGCAAATATTGAAGCGTTTGGGGTGCCTAGTGTTCCGACCATTGTTTATGATGGGGATGCCCACTCAGATAGTAACTTTACATTGCCAGATTAA
- the thiD gene encoding bifunctional hydroxymethylpyrimidine kinase/phosphomethylpyrimidine kinase yields MNQYPQALTIAGSDSDGSAGMQADLHTFHSLKVYGTSVVTACVAGNSYGIHDSVTMPLSFIAQEFKDLADDYQVRAAKTGMLGNSDLINTVVENYQKYDFGPLVVDPVIITKHGDMLLEQSAFETLKQNLIPLATVITPNFFEAQKLTEMQINSDADMMTAAKKLRDMGAKNVMVKGRHDSDEQTQVSDLVLLEDGSHFWLTGKYFNTDRKNGTGDSLSAGIAAELAKGASVTDAIKIAKGYVERAIQNEILVGHKYGPINHWTTEEIKS; encoded by the coding sequence ATGAATCAATATCCACAAGCTTTAACCATTGCTGGTTCTGATAGTGATGGTAGTGCTGGTATGCAAGCAGATTTGCATACTTTTCATTCTTTGAAGGTATATGGAACGTCCGTAGTTACTGCATGTGTTGCCGGTAATTCGTATGGAATTCATGATAGTGTTACGATGCCACTATCTTTTATTGCTCAAGAGTTTAAGGACTTAGCTGATGATTACCAAGTCCGTGCAGCTAAAACGGGAATGTTAGGGAATAGTGATTTAATCAACACGGTGGTTGAAAACTATCAAAAGTATGATTTTGGGCCATTGGTTGTTGATCCAGTGATTATTACTAAACATGGTGATATGTTACTGGAACAATCTGCATTTGAAACCTTGAAGCAAAATTTAATTCCACTTGCAACCGTGATTACACCTAACTTCTTTGAAGCACAAAAACTAACTGAAATGCAGATTAATAGCGATGCTGATATGATGACCGCTGCTAAGAAGCTTCGTGATATGGGTGCTAAGAATGTGATGGTCAAGGGCCGTCATGATAGTGACGAACAAACCCAGGTTAGCGACTTAGTGCTGTTAGAAGATGGTAGTCACTTTTGGTTAACTGGAAAGTACTTTAATACCGATCGGAAAAATGGCACTGGTGATTCATTATCAGCAGGAATTGCTGCTGAATTAGCTAAGGGTGCTTCCGTTACTGATGCAATTAAAATTGCTAAGGGCTATGTAGAACGGGCCATTCAAAATGAAATTTTAGTAGGCCATAAATATGGACCAATTAACCACTGGACAACTGAAGAAATTAAATCGTAA
- a CDS encoding C39 family peptidase produces the protein MKKFKKIIIGSLLVSEVIGLTLFVNRLKTNADDTNAGSSVASSMSASSVTSSTLSSSSSSLASSASGTSTPTDSSSSTDSSNSGSTASSSSTNSKQNVTYTIKNANNYVMRVINTSSARIWDSPYTPSSKVKNNTTNLNGKLIKITQTARGTDGSLYYHITYQGTDLGWIHRSYLSYTDDYEMPYVYTSQLYPIYAPSGCEAAAMKMALSTKGQALNIPLDKFINLIPKSSDPNKGYKNDPFTKGAGATIYPNAMASFIKRYASGSKDITNTSLSNIIYNIKRGNPVVFEGSWRMVVNSKSDHVLVILGYKPGKFLIADPYMRKNSPNKVFWTSTSDFLKIWHNEKRGSRALLVK, from the coding sequence ATGAAAAAATTCAAGAAAATTATAATCGGCTCACTACTCGTTTCTGAGGTGATCGGATTAACACTGTTTGTTAACCGTCTAAAAACGAATGCTGACGATACAAATGCTGGAAGCAGTGTGGCTTCTAGTATGAGTGCATCCAGCGTTACCAGTAGTACATTGAGTAGCTCCAGTTCTTCATTAGCATCCAGTGCGAGTGGAACTTCAACCCCAACTGACTCAAGTAGTAGTACTGATAGTTCTAATAGTGGTTCAACAGCTAGTAGTTCATCTACTAACAGTAAGCAAAACGTTACCTACACCATTAAGAATGCTAACAACTATGTAATGAGAGTAATTAATACTAGTTCAGCACGCATTTGGGATTCACCATACACACCAAGTAGTAAGGTTAAAAATAATACTACTAATTTAAATGGGAAGTTAATTAAAATTACGCAAACTGCTAGGGGCACTGATGGTAGTTTATACTACCACATCACTTATCAAGGAACGGACTTAGGATGGATTCACCGTAGTTACTTAAGTTATACTGATGATTACGAAATGCCTTACGTATACACAAGTCAACTTTACCCAATCTATGCGCCCAGCGGTTGTGAAGCAGCTGCAATGAAGATGGCTTTAAGTACCAAGGGGCAAGCTTTGAACATCCCACTAGATAAGTTCATTAATTTAATTCCAAAGAGTTCTGATCCGAATAAGGGATACAAGAACGATCCATTTACTAAGGGTGCTGGAGCAACCATCTACCCGAATGCAATGGCTAGCTTTATCAAGAGATATGCTAGTGGATCTAAGGATATTACAAACACTAGCTTGAGTAACATCATTTACAACATTAAGCGTGGGAATCCAGTTGTATTTGAAGGTTCATGGAGAATGGTTGTTAACTCTAAGTCAGACCACGTGTTAGTAATTTTAGGGTACAAGCCAGGCAAGTTCTTAATTGCTGATCCTTACATGAGAAAGAACTCACCAAATAAGGTTTTCTGGACTTCAACTAGTGACTTCCTTAAAATTTGGCATAATGAAAAACGTGGTAGTCGGGCACTATTAGTTAAGTAA
- a CDS encoding DUF1003 domain-containing protein — translation MEKNEKNCLVDNEKYFANEGRLLRELDTTIRGHIKHDYPKASDNDFICNKHLLKYQLEMVNQLIRDDEHRNQKIDRKLTKTIRDNDYQIQDINEALNHSETFGQRVADQVARFGGSWSFILAFIIFLLSWMTINVLHLFGAHFDPYPFILLNLALSCISAVQAPIIMMSQNRSSHRDRLGADNDYHVNIKSENELRILHAKLDQLNQNQIPHSFEIEKLQLEILGEIRNELDIIHNERVELLAEEKRQNELIKNKH, via the coding sequence ATGGAAAAAAATGAAAAAAATTGTTTAGTCGATAATGAAAAATATTTCGCTAATGAGGGGCGGTTACTAAGGGAACTTGATACCACTATTCGTGGTCACATTAAGCATGACTATCCTAAAGCTAGTGACAATGATTTTATTTGTAACAAACATTTATTAAAATATCAATTAGAAATGGTCAATCAATTAATTCGTGATGACGAACATCGGAATCAAAAAATTGACCGGAAATTAACCAAGACCATCAGGGATAACGACTATCAAATTCAGGATATTAACGAGGCTTTAAATCATTCCGAAACATTTGGCCAACGAGTGGCCGATCAGGTGGCCAGATTCGGTGGTAGTTGGAGCTTTATCTTAGCCTTTATCATCTTCTTACTTTCATGGATGACCATCAACGTCCTCCATCTGTTTGGCGCGCACTTTGATCCGTATCCATTTATTTTGTTGAATTTAGCATTAAGTTGTATTTCTGCAGTTCAGGCCCCCATCATCATGATGAGCCAAAATCGTTCCAGTCATCGCGACCGGCTGGGTGCAGATAATGATTACCATGTTAACATTAAGTCTGAAAACGAGCTCCGCATTTTACACGCTAAATTAGACCAGTTAAACCAAAATCAGATTCCCCACAGCTTTGAAATTGAAAAATTACAATTAGAGATCCTGGGTGAAATTAGAAATGAATTGGATATCATTCATAACGAACGAGTAGAATTACTAGCAGAAGAAAAACGCCAAAATGAATTAATTAAAAATAAGCATTAA
- a CDS encoding MFS transporter, with product MNRKTLFTILAVAIVSFLGTVDMSIVNTALPQISKDLSIPMNQAEWISSAYLILICMSLILFGKLGDQTSKVTIFQVGTFIFTISSLLCGVSSNLIILLIARGFQGIGASMTMATNLGIITEAVPFELRGRALGINTTIGQLGYIAGPAVAGLILSIANWNWIFLFNVPVGIVAFIFGHVVYPKTKHQKYQINIDWLGFSILATTILILFLAIFIGQAIGFNQPIIIWGFIITAILAAIFIFVETKTQEPILDLQLFKNIGFTISIISLMFMYMIIYFNNVLLPFYIQNTLKFSPSKMGLIMSILPIANVFTAYLGGILCDKYGAVRMSLRASIIFVIAEMIFAIINPNWSLIVLLIGFVTFATANGLFQNNPMVMEHAGKDQQGIAGSILALSRNIGFAVGLSLATSILYSGMSIKANRSITTYPFGHDAWFVFGMHFTYWIAALIMGSVTMMLWWLLHHKQRVN from the coding sequence ATGAATCGCAAAACACTTTTCACCATTTTAGCAGTTGCCATCGTTTCATTTTTAGGAACGGTTGATATGAGTATTGTTAACACTGCACTACCCCAAATATCCAAGGACCTCTCAATTCCAATGAATCAGGCAGAATGGATTTCATCTGCATATTTAATTTTAATCTGCATGTCCCTAATTCTGTTTGGTAAGTTGGGCGATCAGACTAGTAAAGTCACTATTTTCCAGGTAGGAACCTTCATTTTTACGATTAGTTCGTTATTGTGTGGGGTTAGTTCCAACCTTATTATTTTATTAATTGCACGGGGATTCCAAGGAATTGGTGCATCGATGACGATGGCCACTAATCTGGGCATCATTACCGAAGCAGTTCCATTCGAACTGCGTGGTCGTGCTTTGGGAATCAACACCACCATCGGTCAATTAGGCTATATTGCTGGTCCAGCAGTTGCTGGTTTAATTCTATCGATTGCTAATTGGAATTGGATTTTTCTGTTCAACGTTCCAGTTGGGATTGTAGCATTCATATTTGGCCACGTTGTCTATCCCAAAACAAAGCACCAAAAATATCAAATTAATATTGATTGGTTAGGATTTAGCATCTTAGCGACCACCATTTTAATCCTATTCTTAGCCATTTTTATCGGACAAGCAATTGGTTTTAATCAACCAATTATTATCTGGGGATTCATTATTACCGCCATCTTAGCGGCCATCTTTATATTCGTTGAAACTAAGACCCAAGAACCAATATTAGACCTTCAATTATTTAAAAATATTGGCTTTACGATCAGCATTATTTCATTAATGTTCATGTATATGATTATTTACTTTAATAACGTATTACTACCCTTTTACATTCAAAACACCCTTAAATTTTCCCCGTCTAAAATGGGATTAATCATGAGCATTCTTCCCATAGCGAACGTTTTCACAGCATACCTGGGTGGGATTTTATGTGATAAGTACGGTGCGGTCAGGATGTCATTACGCGCATCCATTATTTTTGTCATTGCAGAAATGATCTTTGCAATCATTAACCCTAACTGGTCACTAATCGTCCTACTCATTGGGTTCGTGACCTTTGCAACTGCGAATGGCCTCTTTCAAAATAATCCAATGGTAATGGAGCATGCCGGTAAGGATCAACAGGGAATTGCCGGTTCCATTCTAGCCCTCAGTAGGAACATTGGTTTTGCCGTCGGTTTATCACTTGCGACTTCCATCCTTTACTCTGGGATGAGTATCAAAGCAAATCGATCCATTACTACGTATCCATTCGGGCATGATGCTTGGTTCGTTTTTGGAATGCATTTTACGTATTGGATTGCTGCACTTATTATGGGTAGCGTTACCATGATGTTATGGTGGCTATTGCATCATAAACAAAGGGTCAATTAA
- a CDS encoding ArsR/SmtB family transcription factor, whose product MDTDYNQKLYRIIRALNHPVRIKILYYLSDHGKSNVTNLVNQVNISQPAVSRHLRILADAQLITSQQSGKEKLYQLTDEHVNELLKVLHSHIEEQID is encoded by the coding sequence ATGGATACCGACTACAATCAGAAATTATATCGAATTATCCGGGCTTTGAACCATCCCGTTAGAATTAAGATTTTATACTACCTATCTGATCATGGTAAAAGTAACGTTACTAATCTAGTTAATCAGGTCAATATTTCTCAACCAGCTGTATCTAGACATTTAAGGATTTTAGCTGATGCACAACTAATTACTAGTCAACAAAGTGGTAAGGAAAAGCTATACCAGCTAACCGATGAACATGTGAATGAGTTATTGAAGGTTTTGCATAGCCATATTGAGGAACAAATTGATTAG
- a CDS encoding SDR family oxidoreductase: protein MTLKDKVIVITGASSGMGAATTKLAVEQGAKLVIGARNSDKLDALKQATSHPENVVTKVTDVYKLDQVETLVKTAVAEFGKLDIIYNNAGIMPQDTIAKSDPKSWQQMVDTNIIGVLNGIKASLPSMHKQGYGLIMATDSVAGHVLYPGSATYNGTKFAVRAIMEGLRQEEHNNGIKTGIISPGAVNTNLFDSVGNHDIEANFRKMAEDPNMALSPEDVAKAAIFMMNQPQTVDVNEIIVRPTGQSI, encoded by the coding sequence ATGACGTTAAAGGATAAAGTAATTGTAATCACTGGTGCTAGTTCAGGAATGGGTGCTGCTACTACTAAGTTAGCCGTAGAACAGGGAGCTAAGTTAGTGATTGGGGCTCGTAATTCTGATAAATTAGATGCTTTAAAGCAAGCTACCAGCCATCCAGAAAACGTAGTTACTAAGGTTACCGATGTTTATAAGTTAGATCAAGTAGAAACGTTGGTTAAAACAGCAGTCGCTGAATTTGGCAAGTTAGATATCATCTACAATAATGCTGGAATCATGCCTCAAGATACGATTGCTAAAAGTGATCCAAAGTCTTGGCAACAAATGGTGGATACAAATATTATTGGAGTTTTAAATGGAATTAAGGCCAGCCTCCCATCCATGCACAAGCAAGGCTATGGATTAATCATGGCGACCGACTCAGTTGCGGGGCATGTATTATATCCTGGTTCAGCTACTTACAACGGAACTAAGTTTGCCGTTCGCGCAATTATGGAAGGACTTCGTCAAGAAGAACACAATAACGGAATTAAGACTGGAATCATTTCACCAGGAGCTGTTAATACCAATCTATTTGATAGCGTGGGGAATCATGATATCGAAGCCAATTTCAGAAAGATGGCTGAAGATCCAAACATGGCATTGAGCCCAGAAGACGTGGCTAAAGCTGCCATCTTTATGATGAACCAACCCCAAACGGTTGATGTGAACGAAATTATTGTTAGACCCACTGGACAAAGTATCTAG
- a CDS encoding class I SAM-dependent methyltransferase, translating to MLKKSRHRKRRGIEFNLNIHIYVPTVPMVMFIFGLVGFYIANDNLLIMLISWLLLISALIYLNTFWIGSKEVLANQIKAAQVKPNALVAFINKDSKPSISKSINRLKQRAMITIIDTDFEKLSQPNGSFDLVIVNQTFSNIRPRIKKILAIQEAARIVNHNGRIIIIERGLNSEQYRSFLKHAGFSGVKVQNVGPIGWWSGPWRPTHVISGNKW from the coding sequence ATGCTAAAAAAGTCACGCCATCGTAAACGCCGGGGAATTGAATTCAATTTAAATATCCACATTTATGTACCCACCGTGCCAATGGTAATGTTTATTTTTGGGTTAGTTGGATTTTACATTGCCAATGATAATTTATTAATTATGTTAATCAGTTGGCTATTGTTGATCAGTGCGCTGATTTATTTAAACACTTTTTGGATTGGGTCTAAGGAAGTGTTGGCTAATCAAATTAAAGCTGCCCAGGTGAAACCAAATGCACTGGTAGCATTTATTAACAAGGATTCAAAACCTTCAATTTCCAAATCAATTAATCGATTAAAGCAACGAGCAATGATAACTATAATTGATACTGATTTTGAAAAACTATCACAACCGAATGGCTCCTTTGATTTAGTAATTGTTAACCAAACATTTAGCAACATCAGACCGCGGATTAAAAAAATCCTTGCCATTCAAGAAGCTGCCCGGATTGTAAATCATAATGGACGGATTATCATTATCGAACGCGGGTTAAATTCTGAACAGTACCGTTCTTTTTTAAAGCATGCCGGCTTTAGTGGTGTTAAAGTTCAAAACGTCGGGCCGATTGGCTGGTGGTCAGGACCATGGCGACCAACCCACGTTATTTCTGGTAATAAGTGGTGA